A stretch of the Actinotalea sp. JY-7876 genome encodes the following:
- the ftsH gene encoding ATP-dependent zinc metalloprotease FtsH yields MNVKRLTRGPALWILLAVLILWLGASSFFMGTGIQRIDTSDGLELLAGDTVEQALIVDGQQRVDLTLTEDFGDKGRNVQFYYVAPQGPSVVEAIADADLEGGFNSEVPRTTWWASLLSLILPFVIILGLFWFLMSRMQGGGSRVMQFGKSKAKLVSKETPQVTFADVAGVDEAVEELQEIKDFLANPAKFQAVGAKIPKGVLLYGQPGTGKTLLARAVAGEAGVPFYSISGSDFVEMFVGVGASRVRDLFDQAKQNAPAIIFIDEIDAVGRHRGAGMGGGHDEREQTLNQMLVEMDGFDVNANVILIAATNRPDILDPALLRPGRFDRQIAVDAPDLKGRERILNVHAKGKPMAPDVDLHAVAKRTPGFTGADLANVLNEAALLTARGGLQVLGNHELDEAIDRVIAGPQRRTRLMNDKEKKITAYHEGGHALVAAALRYTDPVTKVTILPRGRALGYTMVMPAEDKYSTTRNELLDQLAYAMGGRVAEEVVFHDPTTGASNDIEKATAIARKMVTQYGMSEKVGAVKLGQDSGEVFMGRDMGHGRDYSEEVAATVDVEVRRFMDFAHEEAYEILNMYRDVLDTLVVELLERETLNQAELAEIFRPVTKREPRQVWLSSPDRTVSDIPPVQTARERATSNGHPVVPQDEAAAARPEHPASPVGEVPPGGTVGGATPSDDGWPSGRPWPSDR; encoded by the coding sequence ATGAACGTCAAGCGCCTCACCCGTGGTCCCGCTCTGTGGATCCTCCTGGCCGTCCTCATCCTGTGGCTCGGTGCCTCGTCCTTCTTCATGGGCACCGGCATCCAGCGCATCGACACCTCCGACGGCCTCGAGCTGCTCGCCGGGGACACGGTGGAGCAGGCCCTGATCGTGGACGGGCAGCAGCGCGTCGACCTGACCCTCACCGAGGACTTCGGTGACAAGGGCCGCAACGTGCAGTTCTACTACGTCGCGCCGCAGGGGCCGTCGGTCGTCGAGGCGATCGCCGACGCCGACCTCGAGGGCGGCTTCAACTCCGAGGTCCCGCGCACGACGTGGTGGGCGAGCCTGCTCAGCCTGATCCTGCCGTTCGTCATCATCCTGGGCCTGTTCTGGTTCCTCATGTCCCGGATGCAGGGCGGCGGCTCGCGCGTCATGCAGTTCGGCAAGTCCAAGGCGAAGCTGGTCTCGAAGGAGACGCCGCAGGTCACGTTCGCCGACGTCGCGGGCGTGGACGAGGCCGTCGAGGAGCTCCAGGAGATCAAGGACTTCCTGGCGAACCCCGCCAAGTTCCAGGCGGTCGGGGCGAAGATCCCCAAGGGCGTGCTGCTCTACGGCCAGCCCGGTACCGGCAAGACGCTCCTCGCACGCGCCGTCGCGGGCGAGGCGGGCGTCCCGTTCTACTCGATCTCCGGCTCGGACTTCGTGGAGATGTTCGTCGGCGTCGGTGCGTCGCGCGTGCGCGACCTGTTCGACCAGGCGAAGCAGAACGCCCCGGCCATCATCTTCATCGACGAGATCGACGCCGTCGGCCGCCACCGCGGGGCCGGCATGGGCGGCGGGCACGACGAGCGCGAGCAGACGCTCAACCAGATGCTCGTCGAGATGGACGGCTTCGACGTCAACGCGAACGTCATCCTCATCGCGGCCACCAACCGGCCCGACATCCTCGACCCCGCCCTGCTGCGCCCCGGGCGCTTCGACCGGCAGATCGCTGTGGACGCGCCCGACCTCAAGGGGCGCGAGCGCATCCTCAACGTCCACGCCAAGGGCAAGCCGATGGCGCCCGACGTCGACCTGCACGCCGTCGCGAAGCGCACGCCCGGCTTCACGGGCGCGGACCTCGCGAACGTCCTCAACGAGGCCGCCCTCCTGACGGCCCGCGGCGGCCTGCAGGTGCTCGGCAACCACGAGCTCGACGAGGCGATCGACCGCGTCATCGCCGGTCCGCAGCGCCGGACCCGGCTGATGAACGACAAGGAGAAGAAGATCACCGCGTACCACGAGGGCGGGCACGCCCTGGTGGCGGCGGCGCTGCGGTACACGGACCCCGTGACCAAGGTGACGATCCTCCCGCGCGGCCGCGCCCTGGGCTACACGATGGTCATGCCGGCCGAGGACAAGTACTCCACGACGCGCAACGAGCTGCTCGACCAGCTCGCGTACGCGATGGGCGGCCGCGTCGCCGAGGAGGTCGTGTTCCACGACCCGACGACCGGCGCCTCGAACGACATCGAGAAGGCCACCGCCATCGCGCGCAAGATGGTCACGCAGTACGGCATGAGCGAGAAGGTCGGCGCCGTGAAGCTGGGCCAGGACAGCGGCGAGGTCTTCATGGGCCGCGACATGGGCCACGGGCGCGACTACTCCGAGGAGGTCGCCGCCACCGTCGACGTCGAGGTCCGCCGCTTCATGGACTTCGCGCACGAGGAGGCGTACGAGATCCTCAACATGTACCGCGACGTGCTCGACACGCTCGTGGTCGAGCTGCTCGAGCGCGAGACGCTGAACCAGGCGGAGCTGGCGGAGATCTTCCGGCCGGTGACCAAGCGCGAGCCGCGCCAGGTCTGGCTCTCGAGCCCGGACCGCACCGTCTCGGACATCCCGCCGGTCCAGACCGCGCGCGAGCGGGCGACGTCGAACGGCCACCCCGTGGTGCCGCAGGACGAGGCCGCGGCCGCGCGTCCCGAGCACCCCGCGTCCCCGGTCGGGGAGGTCCCGCCCGGCGGCACCGTCGGTGGCGCGACCCCGAGCGACGACGGCTGGCCGAGCGGCAGGCCGTGGCCGAGCGACCGCTGA
- the folE gene encoding GTP cyclohydrolase I FolE — protein sequence MTHMADDVPLPTESGTPPDVVVADGVAIPVRYDHARAERAVRELLLAVGEDPDRDGLRDTPARVARAYAEMFAGLHMEPADVLTTTFDLGHEEMVLVKDIEVYSTCEHHLVPFHGVAHVGYIPGVDGRITGLSKIARLVDLYARRPQVQERLTSQVADAMVEILQPRGVLVVIECEHLCMSMRGVRKPGSRTVTSAVRGQMRDGTTRAEAMSLILGR from the coding sequence ATGACGCACATGGCGGACGACGTCCCGCTGCCGACCGAGTCGGGGACGCCACCCGACGTCGTCGTCGCGGACGGGGTGGCGATCCCGGTCCGCTACGACCACGCACGGGCCGAGCGCGCGGTGCGCGAGCTCCTGCTCGCCGTCGGCGAGGACCCGGACCGCGACGGGCTGCGGGACACGCCCGCGCGCGTGGCGAGGGCCTACGCGGAGATGTTCGCGGGGCTCCACATGGAGCCGGCCGACGTGCTGACCACGACCTTCGACCTCGGTCACGAGGAGATGGTGCTGGTCAAGGACATCGAGGTGTACTCCACGTGCGAGCACCACCTGGTGCCGTTCCACGGGGTCGCGCACGTCGGCTACATCCCCGGCGTCGACGGCAGGATCACGGGCCTGTCCAAGATCGCGCGGCTGGTGGACCTGTACGCACGGCGTCCGCAGGTCCAGGAGCGCCTCACGTCGCAGGTCGCGGACGCGATGGTGGAGATCCTGCAGCCGCGCGGCGTGCTGGTCGTGATCGAGTGCGAGCACCTGTGCATGTCCATGCGGGGCGTGCGCAAGCCGGGCTCCCGCACGGTCACCTCCGCGGTGCGCGGCCAGATGCGCGACGGCACGACCCGCGCCGAGGCGATGAGCCTCATCCTCGGCCGCTGA
- the folP gene encoding dihydropteroate synthase: MGVVNVTPDSFSDGGRWFEPDAAVAHGLRLLAEGADVLDVGGESTRPGSQRVAVDEERRRVLPVVRELVAAGAVVSVDTTRAAVARDAVAAGAHLVNDVSGGLADPAMADVVAQTGVAYVAMHWRGHADVMDSLTHYDDVVADVRDELAGRLAALEAAGIRREQVVLDPGLGFAKAGRDNWPLLAHLDALQELGRPVLVGASRKRFLGHLLAGPDGEPAAPTARDRATAAISALSALGGAWCVRVHDVAGSADAVRVAAAWSAARGDRTDAGRSATQDGEHRA; this comes from the coding sequence ATGGGCGTCGTCAACGTCACCCCGGACTCGTTCAGCGACGGCGGCCGGTGGTTCGAGCCGGACGCCGCCGTCGCGCACGGCCTCCGGCTCCTCGCCGAGGGCGCCGACGTGCTCGACGTCGGCGGCGAGTCCACGCGACCCGGCTCCCAGCGTGTGGCGGTCGACGAGGAGCGCCGGCGCGTGCTGCCCGTGGTCCGCGAGCTCGTGGCCGCTGGCGCCGTCGTGAGCGTCGACACGACCCGGGCGGCGGTCGCGCGGGACGCCGTCGCCGCCGGCGCCCACCTCGTCAACGACGTCTCCGGCGGGCTCGCGGACCCGGCGATGGCCGACGTCGTCGCGCAGACCGGCGTCGCCTACGTCGCCATGCACTGGCGCGGGCACGCGGACGTCATGGACTCCCTCACGCACTACGACGACGTCGTCGCGGACGTGCGCGACGAGCTCGCGGGGCGGCTGGCGGCGCTCGAGGCCGCCGGGATCCGACGCGAGCAGGTCGTCCTCGACCCCGGGCTGGGGTTCGCCAAGGCCGGCCGCGACAACTGGCCCCTGCTCGCCCACCTGGACGCGCTGCAGGAGCTCGGTCGCCCGGTGCTCGTCGGCGCGTCCCGCAAACGCTTCCTCGGCCACCTCCTCGCGGGGCCCGACGGCGAACCCGCTGCCCCCACCGCGCGCGACCGCGCCACGGCGGCGATCAGCGCGCTGTCCGCCCTCGGCGGAGCCTGGTGCGTGCGCGTGCACGACGTGGCAGGCTCGGCGGACGCGGTGCGGGTGGCGGCCGCCTGGTCGGCGGCACGGGGCGACCGGACCGACGCAGGACGCAGTGCCACTCAGGACGGAGAGCATCGTGCATGA
- the folK gene encoding 2-amino-4-hydroxy-6-hydroxymethyldihydropteridine diphosphokinase: MHEPTAGPHARDRITVSGIAATGHHGVFEHERRDGQTFVADVTLHVDTRPAAAEDRLDLTVHYGVLSEQVAAVLSGEPADLVETVAERIAAVALAHPAVAAVDVVVHKPQAPLTVPFTDVTVQIHRDRTHAPVVAAPHVGPGGPGELPGAPADLLPEPVEATALFVPDWARVEAALVPVAAHARPATEHAPDTGPVLGTGAGTGAAAGPVPGVEPEPADRLDAVPAEPVDVVLALGSNLGASHDTLRQVVHDLAGVPGLEVTAVAPLARTQAVGGPEQADFLNTVVLARTTLSPRALLHACQGIEDAHGRVRTEHWGPRTIDVDLIVYGSTVAAADDLELPHPRAHARAFVLEPWAQVDPGAVLPGLGGGPVAALAQTAPDRGGIRWMALDWWSTPQ, translated from the coding sequence GTGCATGAGCCCACCGCGGGTCCCCACGCCCGCGACCGCATCACCGTGTCCGGCATCGCGGCCACGGGCCACCACGGTGTGTTCGAGCACGAGCGCCGCGACGGCCAGACGTTCGTCGCCGACGTCACGCTCCACGTCGACACCCGGCCCGCCGCCGCGGAGGACCGCCTCGACCTGACCGTGCACTACGGCGTGCTGAGCGAGCAGGTGGCCGCCGTGCTGTCCGGCGAGCCGGCCGACCTCGTCGAGACGGTCGCCGAGCGGATCGCCGCCGTCGCGCTGGCCCACCCCGCGGTCGCGGCGGTCGACGTCGTGGTCCACAAGCCGCAGGCACCCCTCACCGTGCCGTTCACGGACGTCACGGTGCAGATCCACCGCGACCGCACGCACGCGCCGGTGGTCGCCGCGCCGCACGTCGGCCCGGGCGGCCCCGGCGAGCTCCCCGGTGCCCCGGCCGACCTGCTGCCGGAGCCCGTCGAGGCGACGGCGCTCTTCGTCCCCGACTGGGCCCGCGTCGAGGCCGCCCTCGTGCCGGTGGCCGCCCACGCCCGGCCCGCGACGGAGCACGCCCCGGACACGGGACCGGTCCTCGGCACGGGCGCCGGCACGGGTGCCGCCGCGGGCCCCGTGCCCGGCGTCGAGCCCGAGCCGGCGGACCGCCTCGACGCCGTGCCTGCGGAGCCGGTCGACGTCGTCCTGGCGCTCGGGTCGAACCTCGGCGCGAGCCACGACACGCTGCGGCAGGTCGTCCACGACCTCGCGGGAGTCCCCGGGCTCGAGGTCACGGCGGTCGCGCCGCTCGCCCGGACCCAGGCGGTCGGCGGGCCGGAGCAGGCCGACTTCCTCAACACCGTGGTCCTGGCCCGCACGACCCTGAGCCCGCGGGCGCTCCTGCACGCGTGCCAGGGGATCGAGGACGCGCACGGCCGCGTCCGCACCGAGCACTGGGGCCCCCGCACCATCGACGTCGACCTCATCGTGTACGGCTCGACCGTCGCGGCCGCCGACGACCTCGAGCTCCCGCACCCGCGCGCCCATGCGCGGGCCTTCGTCCTCGAGCCGTGGGCCCAGGTCGACCCCGGCGCCGTGCTGCCCGGGCTCGGCGGCGGACCGGTCGCCGCGCTCGCCCAGACGGCACCCGACCGCGGCGGCATCCGGTGGATGGCGCTCGACTGGTGGTCGACCCCGCAGTGA
- a CDS encoding DUF3180 domain-containing protein produces MRRTPWPRLLVVAFVATVLTFGGLRIVESRGATLLPVPLLASVLVLGIAAVVLALGRSVRLFTQGKRPGLDPLLAARTVVLATASAYTGALLTGWYAGHVLIVLGDLAIPARRDLAVTAGTAMVCTVVLAVVGLVVERWCEVPPPDDDVEGSGASAPSGSAA; encoded by the coding sequence ATGAGACGCACACCGTGGCCCCGCCTGCTCGTCGTGGCGTTCGTCGCGACGGTCCTGACCTTCGGCGGCCTGCGGATCGTGGAGAGCCGGGGCGCCACGCTCCTGCCCGTCCCGCTCCTCGCGTCCGTCCTGGTCCTCGGCATCGCGGCGGTGGTGCTCGCCCTCGGCCGCTCCGTGCGCCTGTTCACGCAGGGCAAGCGGCCCGGTCTCGACCCGCTCCTCGCGGCGCGCACGGTGGTGCTCGCCACCGCGTCGGCGTACACGGGTGCGCTGCTCACCGGCTGGTACGCCGGGCACGTCCTGATCGTCCTGGGCGACCTCGCCATCCCCGCGCGGCGGGACCTGGCGGTGACCGCCGGGACGGCGATGGTGTGCACCGTCGTGCTCGCCGTCGTCGGGCTCGTGGTCGAGCGCTGGTGCGAGGTGCCGCCGCCGGACGACGACGTCGAGGGCTCCGGCGCCTCCGCGCCGTCGGGCAGCGCTGCCTGA
- a CDS encoding PH domain-containing protein, with the protein MTGPDPLPAPVDPVPPVGPPGAERDAAPASSASPFDPVGVRWQSVSPRLTSARLVSAAIWFVVPLVGGAVAAALSGLAGLWSIPAVILVVLVWIALVVPRQVRAWGYAEREDDLLIRKGVMFRSIVVVPYGRMQFVDVQAGPLDRAFGIARVQLHTASPGTDAAIPGLPPDEASRLRDRLAARGEAQLAGL; encoded by the coding sequence ATGACCGGCCCCGACCCCCTGCCTGCCCCCGTCGACCCGGTGCCGCCGGTGGGCCCGCCGGGCGCGGAGCGCGACGCGGCCCCGGCGTCCTCGGCGAGCCCGTTCGACCCGGTCGGCGTGCGCTGGCAGTCGGTCTCCCCGCGGCTCACCAGCGCGCGCCTCGTGTCGGCGGCGATCTGGTTCGTCGTCCCGCTCGTCGGTGGCGCGGTGGCGGCGGCGCTCAGCGGCCTCGCCGGCCTGTGGTCGATCCCCGCGGTCATCCTGGTCGTGCTGGTCTGGATCGCCCTCGTGGTCCCGCGCCAGGTCCGGGCCTGGGGCTACGCGGAGCGCGAGGACGACCTGCTCATCCGCAAGGGCGTGATGTTCCGCTCGATCGTCGTCGTGCCCTACGGCCGGATGCAGTTCGTCGACGTCCAGGCCGGCCCCCTCGACCGCGCCTTCGGCATCGCCCGGGTCCAGCTCCACACCGCGTCGCCGGGCACCGACGCGGCCATCCCGGGCCTGCCGCCGGACGAGGCCTCGCGCCTGCGCGACCGCCTGGCCGCGCGCGGCGAGGCGCAGCTGGCGGGCCTGTGA
- a CDS encoding PH domain-containing protein yields MTSTPDAGSAAAGPPGEPVWHRVHPVTPAVKGWKIIAVLLAILVQQVGPGLENWADLVEAVGWAPILGGFGLFVLAGFGYAAIAWRMTRYGVDAEAVYLKTGVLFRQHRTARLDRVQAIDVVQPILARLLGLAELRFEVAGGSDSSVRLAFLKEESAQRLRNELLALSAGIEFGTEDQPEAPVAPERELLTVPVDRLLLSLVRSVTIVVLTVGVAGAVVAIIVTRQISLAFSLLPMVLGAGGYLWQRFAGEFNFRVAQSPDGIRLRHGLLESRSQTVPPGRVQAVRLTQAWLWRRKDWWRVEMNVAGYGQAENQQTESVLLSVGERDDALLALWLVLPDLGVADPRALLDEALSGTGATDPRLLTSPRRARWLDPLSWRRTAVAATDRALLVRSGRFVRRLVVVPHERTQSLGLTQGPLQRRLGLATVVLHSTPGPVSPFVPHLDARAAGALLHEQADRARRARATAGPERWMRPVAP; encoded by the coding sequence GTGACCTCCACGCCCGACGCCGGCTCCGCGGCCGCCGGGCCGCCCGGTGAGCCGGTCTGGCACCGCGTCCACCCCGTCACGCCGGCGGTCAAGGGCTGGAAGATCATCGCCGTGCTGCTCGCGATCCTGGTCCAGCAGGTCGGCCCGGGGCTCGAGAACTGGGCGGACCTCGTCGAGGCGGTCGGGTGGGCGCCGATCCTCGGCGGCTTCGGGCTGTTCGTCCTCGCAGGGTTCGGCTACGCGGCGATCGCGTGGCGCATGACGCGCTACGGCGTGGACGCCGAGGCGGTGTACCTCAAGACGGGCGTGCTCTTCCGTCAGCACCGCACGGCCCGGCTCGACCGCGTCCAGGCGATCGACGTCGTCCAGCCGATCCTCGCCCGCCTGCTCGGGCTCGCCGAGCTGCGGTTCGAGGTCGCGGGCGGCTCGGACTCCTCGGTCCGCCTCGCGTTCCTCAAGGAGGAGTCCGCCCAGCGCCTGCGCAACGAGCTGCTCGCGCTCTCGGCGGGCATCGAGTTCGGCACCGAGGACCAGCCCGAGGCGCCCGTCGCACCCGAGCGCGAGCTGCTGACGGTGCCGGTGGACCGGCTCCTGCTGTCGCTCGTCCGGTCGGTGACGATCGTGGTGCTCACGGTCGGGGTCGCCGGCGCGGTCGTCGCGATCATCGTCACGCGGCAGATCTCGCTCGCGTTCAGCCTCCTGCCGATGGTGCTCGGCGCCGGCGGCTACCTCTGGCAGCGCTTCGCCGGTGAGTTCAACTTCCGCGTGGCGCAGAGCCCCGACGGCATCCGGCTGCGGCACGGCCTGCTCGAGTCGCGCTCCCAGACCGTGCCGCCCGGCCGCGTCCAGGCCGTTCGCCTGACCCAGGCGTGGCTGTGGCGGCGCAAGGACTGGTGGCGCGTCGAGATGAACGTCGCCGGTTACGGCCAGGCGGAGAACCAGCAGACCGAGAGCGTGCTGCTCTCGGTGGGCGAGCGCGACGACGCCCTCCTCGCCCTCTGGCTCGTGCTGCCCGACCTCGGCGTCGCGGACCCGCGGGCGCTCCTCGACGAGGCGCTCTCGGGCACGGGGGCCACGGACCCGCGCCTCCTGACGTCCCCGCGGCGCGCGCGCTGGCTGGACCCGCTCTCGTGGCGCCGCACGGCGGTCGCGGCGACCGACCGCGCCCTGCTGGTCCGGTCCGGCCGCTTCGTGCGCCGGCTCGTCGTCGTGCCGCACGAGCGGACCCAGTCCCTCGGGCTCACGCAGGGTCCCCTGCAGCGGCGTCTGGGCCTGGCCACCGTGGTGCTGCACTCCACGCCCGGGCCCGTGTCGCCGTTCGTCCCGCACCTGGACGCGCGGGCCGCCGGCGCGCTGCTCCACGAGCAGGCGGACCGCGCGCGTCGCGCCCGCGCCACGGCCGGTCCGGAGCGGTGGATGCGGCCGGTGGCCCCGTGA
- a CDS encoding Rossmann-like and DUF2520 domain-containing protein codes for MSAPQPGRLGVGVVGAGRVGAVLGNALRAVGHAVVGASGISEESRERIATMLPGVPHLDVPEVVERAELVLLTVPDDALPELVAGLAALGAWQPGQIVVHTAGALGADVLAPARERGVIPLAIHPAMTFTGTSMDLGRLTGCTFAVTGPGPVLPIGQALVVEIGGEPVVVAEEARPLYHAALAHGANHLVVLVAQAAHALAAAGVASPDRVLAPLLGAALDGALRTAQSAGEGTASAASGVAALTGPVVRGDSGTVASHLEQLGALAGRDPWAADVPPSYRALARAATARALAGGRITTSQARDLLDVLADPQEDR; via the coding sequence GTGAGCGCACCCCAGCCGGGTCGGCTCGGCGTCGGGGTCGTCGGGGCGGGGCGGGTCGGTGCCGTCCTCGGCAACGCCCTGCGCGCGGTCGGCCACGCCGTCGTGGGCGCGAGCGGCATCTCCGAGGAGTCCCGCGAGCGGATCGCCACGATGCTGCCCGGCGTCCCGCACCTGGACGTCCCCGAGGTCGTCGAGCGCGCCGAGCTCGTGCTGCTCACGGTGCCCGACGACGCGCTGCCCGAGCTCGTCGCGGGCCTCGCGGCGCTCGGTGCGTGGCAGCCGGGCCAGATCGTGGTGCACACCGCGGGCGCGCTCGGGGCCGACGTGCTCGCTCCGGCGCGCGAGCGGGGCGTCATCCCGCTCGCGATCCACCCGGCCATGACCTTCACGGGCACGTCCATGGACCTCGGGCGCCTGACCGGCTGCACGTTCGCCGTCACCGGCCCGGGGCCCGTCCTGCCGATCGGCCAGGCGCTCGTCGTGGAGATCGGGGGCGAGCCCGTGGTGGTCGCCGAGGAGGCGCGCCCGCTCTACCACGCGGCCCTCGCGCACGGCGCGAACCACCTCGTCGTCCTCGTCGCGCAGGCGGCGCACGCGCTCGCCGCAGCGGGCGTCGCGAGCCCGGACCGCGTGCTGGCGCCGCTGCTGGGGGCGGCGCTCGACGGCGCCCTGCGCACGGCGCAGTCGGCGGGCGAGGGCACGGCGTCGGCGGCGAGCGGGGTGGCGGCGCTCACCGGCCCCGTGGTGCGCGGCGACAGCGGGACGGTCGCCTCGCACCTCGAGCAGCTCGGCGCCCTCGCCGGACGCGACCCGTGGGCGGCCGACGTGCCGCCCAGCTACCGGGCCCTCGCCCGCGCCGCCACGGCGCGCGCGCTCGCGGGCGGCCGCATCACCACCAGCCAGGCGCGCGACCTCCTCGACGTCCTCGCCGACCCCCAGGAGGACCGATGA